One Azotosporobacter soli genomic region harbors:
- a CDS encoding F0F1 ATP synthase subunit delta, with amino-acid sequence MLIDWFTVIAQMINFLILIWLLKHFLYQPILNAMAAREKNIADNIAAASDAKSQADAKKIELEEELQALQVKKEELFAAAKAQAEKEYQTLLKDARQQVQDRQSEWHRTLTMEREAFLTDLQKQIREELFAIASLLLHDLADAALEERMAASFQRNFSAMEKEEKGRFLAALPQLSQPVLLRSAFELPADLQNRLLQSLRQDIPAAYPIRFEVEPSLLGGIELVIGGEKIAWSLANHLALLQQRMEQIMERTKRDGTGE; translated from the coding sequence GCTCAAACATTTTCTCTATCAGCCCATTCTTAACGCAATGGCGGCGCGAGAAAAAAATATCGCCGACAATATTGCGGCGGCATCCGATGCGAAAAGTCAGGCCGATGCGAAGAAAATAGAACTGGAAGAAGAACTCCAAGCATTGCAGGTAAAAAAGGAAGAACTTTTCGCAGCGGCCAAAGCCCAGGCAGAAAAAGAGTATCAGACGCTGCTCAAAGACGCCCGTCAGCAAGTTCAGGATCGCCAATCCGAATGGCATCGTACGCTGACGATGGAACGCGAAGCTTTCTTGACGGATTTGCAAAAGCAAATCCGCGAAGAACTTTTTGCCATTGCCAGCCTGCTTTTGCACGACCTTGCAGACGCTGCGCTGGAAGAACGCATGGCCGCCAGTTTTCAGCGGAATTTTTCCGCTATGGAGAAAGAGGAAAAAGGACGTTTTCTTGCCGCGTTGCCGCAACTTTCACAGCCGGTCCTGCTGCGCAGCGCATTCGAGCTGCCTGCCGATCTGCAAAACCGCTTATTGCAAAGTTTGCGTCAGGATATCCCTGCAGCCTATCCGATTCGCTTTGAAGTCGAACCTTCGCTTCTCGGTGGCATCGAACTCGTGATCGGCGGCGAGAAAATTGCCTGGAGTCTGGCAAACCATCTTGCCCTTTTGCAACAACGTATGGAACAAATCATGGAGAGGACGAAGAGAGATGGAACGGGAGAATGA